One genomic window of Gracilinema caldarium DSM 7334 includes the following:
- a CDS encoding B12-binding domain-containing radical SAM protein, which translates to MILLIQPPFVQLNAPYPSLYYLRSFLQQQGYTVQVDDHSIALFHRIFSRPGLEQIFADGEARLNKGPILPPQAEVIARRYLSQRELWLSHIDRLIAFLQGKDREYAHLLALCNNTLPMGPRAEALLSAQDYAILPDQASILASAMLADLADFIIALLDPTFSLVKYADSLAASIRDFSRVASALDGYILTTFYQPFLEATWARFSHAPDLIGLTIPFPGCLAGALTAARSAKAHFGPQIPIVAGGGYVTTELRHIRARTFFEYIDFLSFDRGYGALQSILDFLKHHKYCRQDSSLSQASISENTTPPAGGADTEPILHHCIYRTRSGDLSGSADLHLSPYDELDRQATTQVFPDYRGVDFSRYILPVDDTNPMHRLWTEGRWLKAYLAHGCYWHACAFCDVQLDYIRGFESIPVDPLFQHLVKQSRYTGIRGIHLVDEAAPVQSLIELALLNREAGLPLTFWGNIRFEKAFTPDVAALLASGGLLGVSGGIEVASEAGFKRLGKGIGLEDVVASCTAFKEAGILTHAYLIFGYWDQDEQEIIDAAETLRQLFAAGLIDSAFWHKFVLTRHSRIYREFTQGRHKELTIIDEPSQNPEDFFADNDLRFTGEDRYDRYTQPLDMLLAEWMQGTTDRPVREAFPFPMPPPRLPKNRVQNLLHSYLSRKESAWQAVPSETGEPPAAQLTACQPTTTQTEALQGTQPSAQSHTPLKHDASLQAAVGLYKKASSDDSRVLFLGSRPWLGNKNGTWFISWYWNHSEWTIKITSYQPVPSQGYPANKARNTPHANKGSSQQNPDHASEGELVMQLCRGENPEITAQKLEALINDLRQGRGWEGHKAYKTVGELVSGKTALQFWPFLRKGGLVVMRTQKV; encoded by the coding sequence ATGATACTCCTTATCCAGCCTCCCTTTGTTCAGCTCAACGCACCCTACCCTTCCCTCTATTATCTCCGCAGTTTTCTTCAGCAGCAGGGATACACTGTTCAGGTTGATGACCATTCAATCGCCCTGTTCCACCGGATTTTCTCCCGTCCGGGGCTGGAACAGATCTTTGCCGATGGCGAAGCTCGGCTCAACAAAGGACCGATACTTCCTCCACAGGCAGAAGTGATTGCCCGGCGTTACCTGAGCCAGCGGGAACTATGGCTCAGCCATATTGATCGGCTCATTGCCTTTCTTCAGGGCAAGGACCGGGAATATGCTCACCTCCTCGCCCTCTGCAACAACACACTGCCCATGGGTCCTCGGGCGGAGGCACTGCTTTCCGCCCAGGACTATGCCATCCTGCCCGACCAGGCTAGCATTCTTGCCAGTGCCATGCTGGCGGACCTGGCAGATTTCATCATCGCCCTCCTGGACCCAACCTTTTCGCTCGTTAAATACGCCGACTCCCTGGCCGCCAGCATCCGCGATTTCTCCCGGGTTGCCTCCGCCCTGGACGGCTATATCCTCACCACCTTTTACCAGCCCTTCCTGGAAGCAACCTGGGCACGCTTCAGCCACGCCCCGGACCTGATCGGGCTTACCATACCCTTCCCCGGCTGTCTTGCGGGGGCTCTCACCGCAGCCCGATCCGCCAAGGCCCATTTCGGCCCCCAGATTCCCATTGTGGCCGGCGGCGGCTATGTTACCACCGAACTGCGTCATATAAGGGCCCGCACCTTTTTTGAGTACATCGACTTCCTCAGTTTTGACCGGGGCTATGGGGCGCTCCAATCCATCCTGGATTTTTTGAAGCACCACAAATACTGTCGCCAGGATTCCTCCCTGTCTCAGGCTTCCATTAGCGAAAACACTACACCCCCAGCGGGAGGTGCAGACACCGAACCTATCCTCCACCATTGCATCTACCGTACCCGGTCTGGGGACCTCAGCGGCTCGGCAGACTTGCATCTCTCCCCCTATGATGAACTTGACCGGCAAGCTACCACCCAGGTCTTTCCCGATTACCGGGGGGTAGATTTTAGCCGGTACATCCTCCCCGTGGATGATACCAACCCCATGCACCGCCTCTGGACCGAAGGCCGCTGGCTTAAGGCCTACCTGGCCCATGGCTGCTACTGGCATGCCTGTGCCTTCTGCGATGTCCAGCTCGACTATATCCGAGGTTTCGAGTCCATACCGGTAGACCCCCTCTTTCAACATCTGGTTAAACAATCCCGATACACCGGTATACGGGGAATCCATCTGGTAGACGAAGCCGCCCCGGTTCAATCCCTTATCGAACTGGCTCTTTTGAACCGGGAAGCAGGGCTCCCCCTCACCTTCTGGGGCAACATCCGCTTCGAAAAAGCCTTTACCCCCGATGTGGCGGCCCTCCTTGCATCGGGGGGTCTCCTCGGCGTATCTGGCGGCATCGAAGTCGCCTCCGAAGCAGGCTTTAAGCGGCTTGGGAAAGGCATTGGCCTTGAAGATGTGGTAGCCTCCTGCACTGCCTTTAAAGAAGCGGGTATCCTCACCCATGCCTACCTCATTTTTGGCTATTGGGACCAGGATGAACAGGAAATCATCGATGCCGCCGAAACCCTCCGCCAGCTTTTTGCAGCGGGCCTCATCGACTCAGCCTTCTGGCATAAATTTGTCTTGACCCGCCATTCCCGAATTTACCGAGAGTTTACACAGGGACGCCATAAGGAGCTTACCATTATTGATGAACCAAGTCAGAATCCGGAGGACTTTTTTGCCGATAACGACCTCCGTTTTACAGGCGAAGACCGGTATGACCGCTACACCCAACCGTTGGATATGCTCCTTGCTGAGTGGATGCAGGGAACTACCGACCGTCCTGTGCGGGAGGCCTTTCCCTTTCCCATGCCGCCCCCCAGGCTCCCCAAAAACCGGGTCCAGAACCTCCTGCACAGCTACCTGTCCCGTAAAGAGTCAGCATGGCAAGCGGTGCCATCAGAGACTGGTGAGCCGCCAGCAGCTCAGCTAACAGCTTGTCAGCCAACCACCACCCAAACAGAGGCTCTCCAGGGAACCCAGCCATCGGCTCAGTCACATACCCCTCTCAAGCATGATGCTTCACTCCAGGCCGCTGTGGGCCTCTATAAAAAAGCTTCCTCCGATGACAGCAGGGTCCTGTTTCTAGGTTCCCGTCCCTGGCTTGGTAACAAGAACGGAACCTGGTTTATCAGCTGGTACTGGAATCATTCTGAATGGACGATCAAAATAACAAGCTACCAACCAGTCCCGTCTCAGGGTTACCCTGCTAACAAAGCCCGTAACACCCCACATGCAAACAAAGGTTCAAGTCAGCAAAACCCAGATCATGCATCAGAGGGAGAGCTGGTCATGCAGCTCTGTAGAGGAGAAAACCCCGAAATAACCGCACAAAAGCTCGAAGCTTTGATCAATGATCTGCGACAGGGAAGAGGGTGGGAAGGACACAAAGCCTACAAAACAGTCGGGGAACTGGTCTCAGGAAAAACAGCTCTCCAATTTTGGCCGTTCCTTCGAAAAGGCGGATTGGTAGTAATGAGAACTCAAAAAGTATGA
- a CDS encoding response regulator: MPKQAMLCVDDEAIIVIAMKQELKNHFGNTYYLDTALSAQEAFNKIDEMVENGIELVVIISDWLMPGMKGDEFLSIIHEKYPHVVSILVTGQADAEAIDRAMQNAKIKACLKKPWRSRELISVIERALQNPLAPTCEN, encoded by the coding sequence ATGCCGAAACAGGCAATGCTTTGTGTGGATGATGAGGCAATTATTGTAATTGCCATGAAGCAGGAACTTAAAAACCACTTTGGTAATACCTATTATCTCGATACGGCATTGTCTGCACAAGAAGCGTTTAATAAAATAGATGAAATGGTGGAAAACGGGATAGAGCTTGTGGTGATTATTTCAGACTGGCTTATGCCTGGTATGAAGGGGGACGAATTCCTCAGTATCATACACGAAAAGTACCCCCATGTGGTGTCGATTCTGGTTACCGGCCAGGCAGATGCAGAAGCCATAGATCGGGCGATGCAGAATGCAAAAATTAAAGCCTGCCTGAAAAAGCCCTGGCGATCCCGGGAACTTATTTCGGTGATAGAACGGGCTTTGCAAAATCCACTGGCTCCTACCTGTGAAAATTAG